One window of Apteryx mantelli isolate bAptMan1 chromosome 8, bAptMan1.hap1, whole genome shotgun sequence genomic DNA carries:
- the CLCC1 gene encoding chloride channel CLIC-like protein 1 isoform X1 yields the protein MLLAVVLWAAVLLAGGEAQDDEWIDPTDMLNYDAASGTMRRPYKVSLHDSEDKTMDTVSTENLASCSREVESLRQKVEECEKKNTISRESRSFYIFKRYLNKILNEAGKLGLPEENTDSVHYDAEIILTKQKYLEILRFLNEDTWQSGAVDDALSDILINFKHHDYKAWHWRFEDTFGIDPYNMFMILLCLVCIVIIIATELWTRIHWFTQLKRVLLISFLISFAWNWLYLYKLAFAQHQAEIAKMGQFDNVCAEKVDWSGSLIEWLRSKWTFQDDPCQKYYETLLVNPILLVPPTKALAITFTNFVTEPLKHVGQGIGEFIKALMKEVPLLLQVPVLIMMALAVLGFCYGAGSSVSMLRYLTSSQKKMLPPPDRQQEKIDFRQYNASDSDDCPSWKIPHVNRGPHDRGDAYIRPGNSSRSLDIFHASDEPDTQVEESHKPEPSNRLHTESEVCSLATITAECLTEEHALEQQKRQTCKAEQEAGENCNPSKNLEGESSTVGAPEDKRESGSCESKEGD from the exons ATGCTGCTTGCCGTGGTGCTGTGggcagctgtgctgctggcaggTGGCGAAGCGCAAGATGATGAGTGGATTGACCCCACAGACATGCTCAATTACGATGCGGCCTCAGGAACCATGAGAAGACCTTACAAG GTAAGCCTTCATGATTCTGAGGATAAGACTATGGATACAGTCAGTACTGAAAACTTAGCAAGTTGCTCCAGGGAGGTAGAGTCCTTGCGACAAAAG GTTGAAGAATGTGAGAAGAAGAATACCATATCACGTGAAAGCCgtagcttttatatttttaagcgATACTTGAATAAGATTTTAAATGAAGCTGGAAAACTTGGTCTT cCCGAGGAAAACACGGATAGTGTGCATTATGATGCTGAGATCAtccttacaaaacaaaaatatttggagaTCCTCAGGTTTCTCAATGAGGATACTTGGCAGTCAGGTGCTGTGGATGATGCGCTTAGTGATATCTTGATCAATTTTAAGCACCATGATTATAAAGCTTGGCACTGGAGGTTTGAAGACACTTTTGGAATTGATCCATATAATATGTTTATG aTCCTCTTATGCTTAGTGTGCATTGTAATTATCATAGCTACAGAGCTCTGGACACGTATTCATTGGTTTACTCAGCTAAAACGTGTTTTATTAATCAGTTTTCTGATCAGTTTTGCATGGAACTGGCTTTACTTGTATAAG CTGGCCTTTGCCCAACATCAAGCAGAAATTGCCAAAATGGGGCAGTTTGATAACGTCTGTGCTGAGAAGGTGGACTGGAGTGGAAGTCTCATTG AATGGCTCAGAAGTAAGTGGACGTTTCAGGATGATCCCTGTCAGAAGTACTATGAAACTCTACTAGTAAATCCTATTTTGCTGGTTCCACCGACAAAG GCATTGGCTATTACTTTCACTAACTTTGTAACTGAGCCTTTGAAGCATGTAGGACAAGGTATTGGTGAGTTCATCAAAGCACTCATGAAGGAGGTACCGTTGCTTCTGCAGGTTCCAGTACTAATCATGATGGCTCTAGCTGTTCTG ggtttCTGCTATGGTGCAGGATCATCAGTGTCTATGTTAAGATATTTAACATCCTCTCAGAAGAAAATGCTTCCTCCACCTGACAGACAACAGGAGAAAATAGACTTTAGGCAATATAATGCGAGTGATTCAGATGACTGTCCTTCATGGAAGATTCCTCATGTAAATAGAGGACCCCATGACAGAGGAGATGCCTATATCAGAcctggaaacagcagcagaagccttgACATTTTCCATGCAAGCGATGAGCCAGATACGCAAGTAGAAGAGTCTCACAAACCAGAACCCAGT AATAGATTGCACACTGAGTCTGAAGTTTGTAGCCTAGCAACTATCACAGCTGAATGCCTTACTGAAGAGCATGCACTTGAGCAGCAGAAACGGCAGACatgcaaagcagagcaagaggCTGGAGAAAATTGCAATCCTAGTAAAAACCTGGAAGGGGAAAGTTCTACAGTGGGAGCACCTGAAGACAAGAGAGAGAGTGGGTCATGTGAATCAAAGGAAGGAGACTGA
- the CLCC1 gene encoding chloride channel CLIC-like protein 1 isoform X2, which produces MDTVSTENLASCSREVESLRQKVEECEKKNTISRESRSFYIFKRYLNKILNEAGKLGLPEENTDSVHYDAEIILTKQKYLEILRFLNEDTWQSGAVDDALSDILINFKHHDYKAWHWRFEDTFGIDPYNMFMILLCLVCIVIIIATELWTRIHWFTQLKRVLLISFLISFAWNWLYLYKLAFAQHQAEIAKMGQFDNVCAEKVDWSGSLIEWLRSKWTFQDDPCQKYYETLLVNPILLVPPTKALAITFTNFVTEPLKHVGQGIGEFIKALMKEVPLLLQVPVLIMMALAVLGFCYGAGSSVSMLRYLTSSQKKMLPPPDRQQEKIDFRQYNASDSDDCPSWKIPHVNRGPHDRGDAYIRPGNSSRSLDIFHASDEPDTQVEESHKPEPSNRLHTESEVCSLATITAECLTEEHALEQQKRQTCKAEQEAGENCNPSKNLEGESSTVGAPEDKRESGSCESKEGD; this is translated from the exons ATGGATACAGTCAGTACTGAAAACTTAGCAAGTTGCTCCAGGGAGGTAGAGTCCTTGCGACAAAAG GTTGAAGAATGTGAGAAGAAGAATACCATATCACGTGAAAGCCgtagcttttatatttttaagcgATACTTGAATAAGATTTTAAATGAAGCTGGAAAACTTGGTCTT cCCGAGGAAAACACGGATAGTGTGCATTATGATGCTGAGATCAtccttacaaaacaaaaatatttggagaTCCTCAGGTTTCTCAATGAGGATACTTGGCAGTCAGGTGCTGTGGATGATGCGCTTAGTGATATCTTGATCAATTTTAAGCACCATGATTATAAAGCTTGGCACTGGAGGTTTGAAGACACTTTTGGAATTGATCCATATAATATGTTTATG aTCCTCTTATGCTTAGTGTGCATTGTAATTATCATAGCTACAGAGCTCTGGACACGTATTCATTGGTTTACTCAGCTAAAACGTGTTTTATTAATCAGTTTTCTGATCAGTTTTGCATGGAACTGGCTTTACTTGTATAAG CTGGCCTTTGCCCAACATCAAGCAGAAATTGCCAAAATGGGGCAGTTTGATAACGTCTGTGCTGAGAAGGTGGACTGGAGTGGAAGTCTCATTG AATGGCTCAGAAGTAAGTGGACGTTTCAGGATGATCCCTGTCAGAAGTACTATGAAACTCTACTAGTAAATCCTATTTTGCTGGTTCCACCGACAAAG GCATTGGCTATTACTTTCACTAACTTTGTAACTGAGCCTTTGAAGCATGTAGGACAAGGTATTGGTGAGTTCATCAAAGCACTCATGAAGGAGGTACCGTTGCTTCTGCAGGTTCCAGTACTAATCATGATGGCTCTAGCTGTTCTG ggtttCTGCTATGGTGCAGGATCATCAGTGTCTATGTTAAGATATTTAACATCCTCTCAGAAGAAAATGCTTCCTCCACCTGACAGACAACAGGAGAAAATAGACTTTAGGCAATATAATGCGAGTGATTCAGATGACTGTCCTTCATGGAAGATTCCTCATGTAAATAGAGGACCCCATGACAGAGGAGATGCCTATATCAGAcctggaaacagcagcagaagccttgACATTTTCCATGCAAGCGATGAGCCAGATACGCAAGTAGAAGAGTCTCACAAACCAGAACCCAGT AATAGATTGCACACTGAGTCTGAAGTTTGTAGCCTAGCAACTATCACAGCTGAATGCCTTACTGAAGAGCATGCACTTGAGCAGCAGAAACGGCAGACatgcaaagcagagcaagaggCTGGAGAAAATTGCAATCCTAGTAAAAACCTGGAAGGGGAAAGTTCTACAGTGGGAGCACCTGAAGACAAGAGAGAGAGTGGGTCATGTGAATCAAAGGAAGGAGACTGA